One window of Candidatus Hydrogenedentota bacterium genomic DNA carries:
- a CDS encoding TIM barrel protein — MRVFVLLALCALTVAAHANPFFAFDNGVGRGVWTPEQQADCLAELGYGGISYQDEVDLDTRLAAFDARGLKIFNVYVPCHVDKEPAFSEELVRAIARLKGTGVDLWLTVQGQAEDDVKAVTAIQAIADLAAASGIRVALYPHAGFHVATLDDALRVVAQVERDNVGVTFNLCHELKAGNGARIDEILEKAAPRLFFVSINGAEHDGDWDRLIQPLGEGAFDVYGVLKKLKSLGYTGPVGLQCYNVKGDTRGNLEKSMAAWKAYGERLRAEQR, encoded by the coding sequence ATGAGAGTCTTTGTTCTGCTTGCGTTGTGTGCACTGACCGTTGCGGCGCACGCGAACCCCTTCTTCGCGTTTGACAATGGCGTCGGGCGTGGTGTCTGGACGCCCGAGCAGCAGGCGGATTGTCTGGCGGAGCTGGGCTATGGGGGGATCAGCTATCAGGACGAAGTGGACCTGGACACGCGGCTGGCTGCCTTTGATGCCCGGGGTCTGAAGATTTTCAATGTGTATGTGCCGTGTCATGTGGACAAGGAGCCGGCCTTCAGCGAAGAACTCGTTCGCGCCATCGCGCGGCTCAAAGGCACGGGCGTGGACCTCTGGCTTACGGTGCAGGGCCAGGCGGAAGACGATGTGAAGGCGGTGACGGCTATTCAGGCGATTGCCGATCTCGCGGCGGCCTCGGGCATTCGCGTGGCGCTCTATCCCCATGCGGGCTTCCATGTGGCCACGCTGGACGATGCGTTGCGTGTGGTGGCGCAGGTTGAGCGCGACAATGTGGGCGTGACCTTTAACCTGTGCCACGAGCTGAAGGCGGGCAATGGGGCCCGAATCGACGAGATCCTGGAAAAGGCCGCGCCCCGGCTTTTCTTCGTCTCCATCAACGGCGCGGAGCACGACGGCGACTGGGACCGGCTCATTCAGCCGCTGGGCGAGGGTGCCTTTGATGTGTACGGCGTGCTGAAGAAGTTGAAGTCACTCGGCTACACCGGCCCGGTGGGATTGCAGTGCTACAACGTGAAGGGCGACACCCGGGGCAATCTGGAAAAGAGCATGGCGGCGTGGAAGGCCTATGGCGAGCGATTGCGGGCGGAGCAGCGGTGA
- a CDS encoding type II toxin-antitoxin system RelE/ParE family toxin translates to MAKRVKRTAKSDLDLIGIWSHIAHDNPDAADALLDRFEEKALKLAKNPKLGPAREDISPGLRIFPVGNYVLLYREIPTGIELVRVVHGARNLFYIL, encoded by the coding sequence GTGGCTAAGCGGGTCAAGAGAACGGCCAAGTCGGATCTAGATCTGATTGGTATCTGGAGTCATATTGCCCATGACAATCCAGATGCGGCTGACGCCCTATTGGATCGGTTCGAAGAGAAAGCGCTAAAACTTGCCAAGAATCCCAAACTTGGTCCGGCGCGAGAAGATATTTCGCCGGGGCTGCGAATTTTCCCCGTTGGCAATTACGTCTTGCTGTATCGTGAGATTCCAACAGGCATTGAACTTGTGCGTGTTGTTCATGGGGCGCGCAATCTCTTCTATATCCTTTAG
- a CDS encoding type II toxin-antitoxin system ParD family antitoxin yields MSNVEKISVALTTELATMVKEAVEKGQYASSSEVIREALRDWKFNHAIREQKLLELRELWQEGIDSGPSEIATFQDLKLVARKRAGI; encoded by the coding sequence ATGTCGAATGTGGAAAAGATAAGCGTTGCACTAACCACCGAATTGGCCACTATGGTTAAGGAGGCTGTCGAGAAAGGCCAGTACGCCTCGTCGAGTGAAGTAATACGCGAAGCGCTGCGCGACTGGAAGTTTAATCATGCTATCAGAGAGCAAAAACTCCTGGAATTGCGTGAACTCTGGCAGGAGGGTATCGACAGTGGCCCCTCGGAAATTGCCACATTCCAAGACCTGAAGCTAGTCGCTCGAAAACGGGCGGGCATCTAG
- a CDS encoding sialate O-acetylesterase, whose translation MHRFTLILTMVGLSFLSPKALAIDITSGLTDYQVVQCDADGSATLSLSGTAAETGALEARVSAVQKVVVDWMPVGEAGAVWSASVPTVPAGGPYRVEVRVTANGAVLASDEVLNVLVGDVWVLAGQSNMQGVGNRVNEETLDPRVNTYSMSYEWRVAQEPLHTLPESPDAIHFDAAQGEVVRQQQIVAWRDGHKGAGLGMAFAKEMVRRTGRPVGLIASAHGGTSMQGWDPALKDQGGASLYGSMVKQVAAAGGKVRGVLWYQGESDANAEASAIFADKFKALIDAMRRDFNNPDLPFYYVQLGRVILPWDEASWNRIQAIQLSTVAEVPNTAVVPAVDLGLDDGIHIGTAGLKTLGHRLANIAEANLFGGKVQAGPRVADMQRVGTGYGQHLRVTFSGVNGKLVVAGRPSGFSVSEGPAGPVKPCVFNVEIAPDDPNALLIWVNEFPAGAQLWYGRGIDPYCNITDEAGMALPVFGPMAIPE comes from the coding sequence ATGCATCGCTTCACCCTCATTCTGACCATGGTCGGTCTGTCTTTCCTGTCGCCAAAGGCATTGGCTATCGATATTACGTCGGGCCTCACGGATTACCAGGTGGTCCAGTGTGACGCCGATGGCTCGGCCACGTTGTCGCTTTCTGGCACGGCGGCGGAGACTGGTGCGCTCGAAGCCCGCGTGTCGGCGGTGCAGAAAGTTGTCGTGGATTGGATGCCCGTGGGCGAGGCCGGCGCCGTGTGGTCGGCATCGGTTCCAACTGTTCCCGCAGGCGGTCCCTACCGGGTTGAGGTGCGGGTCACGGCGAATGGCGCGGTCCTCGCATCCGACGAAGTGCTTAATGTGCTGGTGGGCGATGTGTGGGTGCTTGCGGGCCAGTCGAACATGCAGGGCGTGGGCAACCGGGTCAACGAAGAGACGCTCGATCCGCGCGTCAACACCTATTCCATGAGCTACGAGTGGCGTGTGGCCCAGGAACCTCTCCACACCCTGCCTGAGTCGCCCGATGCGATCCATTTCGATGCCGCCCAGGGCGAAGTGGTGCGGCAGCAGCAGATTGTTGCCTGGCGCGATGGGCACAAGGGCGCGGGCCTCGGCATGGCCTTCGCTAAAGAAATGGTCCGCCGCACCGGGCGCCCGGTTGGCTTGATAGCGTCTGCTCACGGCGGTACGTCCATGCAGGGGTGGGACCCGGCGCTGAAAGATCAGGGCGGCGCTTCGCTCTACGGCTCCATGGTGAAGCAGGTGGCGGCGGCCGGCGGCAAGGTCCGGGGCGTGTTGTGGTATCAGGGCGAGTCCGATGCCAACGCGGAGGCGTCCGCCATCTTTGCGGATAAGTTCAAAGCACTCATCGACGCCATGCGCCGTGACTTTAACAACCCGGATCTGCCTTTCTACTATGTCCAGCTTGGCAGGGTGATCCTGCCGTGGGATGAAGCGTCCTGGAACCGGATTCAGGCGATTCAGTTGAGCACGGTTGCGGAAGTCCCGAATACGGCTGTGGTGCCCGCCGTGGACTTGGGCCTGGACGATGGAATTCACATCGGTACGGCCGGTTTGAAGACCCTCGGGCATCGCCTGGCGAACATTGCCGAAGCGAACCTGTTTGGCGGCAAGGTGCAGGCGGGTCCGCGCGTAGCCGACATGCAGCGCGTGGGTACCGGGTACGGTCAGCACCTGCGCGTGACCTTCAGCGGCGTAAACGGCAAGCTCGTTGTGGCGGGCCGTCCCAGCGGTTTCTCGGTCAGCGAGGGGCCTGCGGGTCCGGTGAAGCCCTGCGTGTTCAACGTGGAGATCGCGCCGGACGATCCGAATGCGCTGCTGATTTGGGTGAACGAATTCCCGGCGGGCGCGCAACTCTGGTATGGACGCGGTATCGACCCTTACTGCAATATCACCGATGAAGCGGGCATGGCCCTGCCGGTCTTTGGCCCGATGGCCATCCCGGAATAG